The Prunus persica cultivar Lovell chromosome G7, Prunus_persica_NCBIv2, whole genome shotgun sequence genome has a segment encoding these proteins:
- the LOC18769795 gene encoding GTP-binding nuclear protein Ran-3 yields MALPNQQTVDYPSFKLVIVGDGGTGKTTFVKRHLTGEFEKKYEPTIGVEVHPLDFFTNCGKIRFYCWDTAGQEKFGGLRDGYYIHGQCAIIMFDVTARLTYKNVPTWHRDLCRVCENIPIVLCGNKVDVKNRQVKAKQVTFHRKKNLQYYEISAKSNYNFEKPFLYLARKLAGDTNLHFVESPALAPPEVHIDLAAQQQHEAELAQAANQPLPDDDDDAFE; encoded by the exons ATG GCTTTGCCAAACCAGCAGACTGTTGATTATCCAAGCTTTAAGCTTGTCATCGTCGGCGATGGAGGCACTG GAAAAACCACTTTTGTGAAGAGGCATCTCACTGGAGAGTTTGAGAAGAAATATGAAC CAACCATTGGTGTGGAGGTTCATCCTTTGGATTTCTTCACAAATTGCGGAAAGATCCGCTTTTACTGCTGGGATACTGCTGGGCAAGAGAAGTTTGGTGGTCTTCGGGATGGCTACTA CATTCACGGGCAATGTGCAATCATTATGTTTGACGTCACAGCTAGGTTGACATACAAGAATGTTCCTACATGGCACCGTGATCTCTGTCG gGTCTGTGAGAACATACCCATTGTTCTCTGCGGAAACAAGGTTGATGTGAAGAACAGGCAGGTTAAAGCCAAGCAGGTTACCTTCCACAGGAAGAAGAATCTGCAATACTATGAAATATCGGCAAAGAGCAACTACAATTTTGAGAAGCCTTTCCTCTACCTGGCTAGGAAGCTTGCAGG TGACACAAATCTTCATTTCGTTGAGTCTCCTGCCCTTGCTCCTCCAGAAGTACACATTGACTTGGCTGCTCAACAACA GCATGAAGCGGAGCTTGCACAGGCAGCCAATCAGCCTCTTCCtgatgacgatgatgatgcATTTGAGTAG
- the LOC109950192 gene encoding uncharacterized protein LOC109950192 isoform X1, translating to MASWPSSSDPSNQQAAIRKRSPGSQFKFLVPLIYAPVLPLIRLSLRKNPVVRDRLFTAVLVGAFAHGFYLVIYTIMMEQKGMVKHISFFA from the exons ATGGCCTCGTGGCCTTCATCGTCCGATCCCTCTAATCA GCAGGCTGCTATAAGAAAGAGAAGCCCGGGGTCCCAATTTAAGTTCTTGGTTCCTCTTATATATGCCCCTGTTCTTCCGCTCA TTCGACTGTCGCTGCGTAAGAACCCAGTTGTACGGGACCGTTTGTTTACTGCTGTGTTGGTGGGAGCATTTGCTCATGGCTTTTATTTGGT AATCTATACTATAATGATGGAGCAGAAGGGGATGGTAAAGcacatttctttctttgcatGA
- the LOC109950192 gene encoding uncharacterized protein LOC109950192 isoform X2: protein MASWPSSSDPSNQQAAIRKRSPGSQFKFLVPLIYAPVLPLIRLSLRKNPVVRDRLFTAVLVGAFAHGFYLVTDLYDVESK from the exons ATGGCCTCGTGGCCTTCATCGTCCGATCCCTCTAATCA GCAGGCTGCTATAAGAAAGAGAAGCCCGGGGTCCCAATTTAAGTTCTTGGTTCCTCTTATATATGCCCCTGTTCTTCCGCTCA TTCGACTGTCGCTGCGTAAGAACCCAGTTGTACGGGACCGTTTGTTTACTGCTGTGTTGGTGGGAGCATTTGCTCATGGCTTTTATTTGGT AACTGATCTGTATGATGTTGAGAGCAAGTAA